The Coleofasciculus sp. FACHB-1120 DNA segment AATTATGAATATTTCGCTCGTGCGACAAAAACAGCAGTTTTTCACTACGCGATCGCTCAGAAAACTGCCTCAGACCCACTGAAGAGCTATGTTGGGGCTGTCTTCATAGTACCTACATCTAAAGTAGGCAAAAAGGCAGCTAAAAATAACAAGGAAACGTTAGCAATAATATGCGTGACAGATACTCCTACTAGCCAAATCCCCGCGGAGCCAACTTACCAAAAGGGTGTCCTCGCTTGTGGTTCTAATACTCAAGCACTTGAAGTACCTGAATTTATGAGAATCGAGGAAGAGAAACGAAGGCGAAGGGACGAAGGAAAACTTAACATTCTCTCAAAGATTAAAGGACAGCAAGCTTTCTATTTAGAAAGTGGTATTTTTTTTGCTCCTACTATGTCGAAATTGGGTATGGGTGTTACAGATATAACAGGCGAAACAACCAATTATGAATATTCTGTTCGCAGAACAAAAACGGAACTCTTTAACTACGCGATCGCTCAAAAAACTGCCTCAAAACCGCTGAAGAGCTATGTTGGGGCTGTATTCATCGTACCTGCATCTAAGATAGACAAAAAGGCGGCTAAAAATAACAAGGAAACGTTAGCTATATTATGCGAGACAGATACTCCTACTAACCAACTACCCGCAGAGCCAACTTACAAAAATGGTGTTGTCACTTGCGGTTCTAATACTCATCCGCTACTCTAGTACCACATCTAAAAAATATAGTGATCGCCTGAAACAGCAATTTTCCAAATCCAGTGATTCACCGGAGGTAATCATGCAGCTTAAGGATAAAGAAGAACAAAATTCAGTCAATATATCTTCCCAGTTAAACCTAGCCATTCAAGCTGAAGAAACGACTGAAAATACGACAACAAATTCGATTACTAAATCTCAGCCATTCCTAAATAAATTTAGTCCCGAAATTAAGGCACTTCTTGTCTTACTTATCTTTTTTAGTCCGATGATCTTAATGGGTCTGATGGGTCTTGGAGCCTTGTTTGCTCTCAGTATGTCCGGCGAGTTTGATACGTTGACTTCCGATCCTTGTGGAGAGATGCAATCAGAAGACACTATCCAGCCTCGCTAAATCCAAAAAAGGCGTATGGTGGGCATTACCCACCATAATTGATAAATAATGCCTGAAAATTATGCTTTCTGATGTTGTTAAAGGCTTTTTTTTACTGCTGTTTATATTAGTCCCCCTAGAAAAGATATTTTTTTTACATAAACAGAAGATATTTCGTAAAGGATGGTTAACAGATGCCATTCATTATTTTATTGGTTACTTTGTTGGTAGAACAGCAGTATTGGTCGTTAGTGGAATATTAATTGGACATTTTCTCAGAAGCTTAATCAATCCAGAAATTCAGATGAACGTTGCTTCTCAACCTGTAGGGTTACAGTTTCTAGAAGCAATTTTTATCGCTGATACTGGATATTACATTGCTCATAAACTTACTCACAAGATTCCTTGGCTGTGGAAATTCCATGCGATTCACCATAGCGTAGAAGATATGGACTGGTTAGCAACGGTGCGTCTGCATCCCATTGACCAAATATTTACAAAAGTTTTTCAGATAGTCCCGCTATACATACTAGGCTTCACTAAAGAAACATTTACTGTATTTTTTCTTTTTGGTGCTTTTGAAGCCTTCTTTATCCATGCCAATATCAAGATTAGATTTGGATGGCTCAGGTGGGTAATTGCTACCCCAGAATTTCATCACTGGCATCACACTGCCGAGCGAAAGTTCTATGACAAAAACTTTGCGGCTCAGCTTCCAATTTTAGATTTAATCTTCGGCACTCTCTATATGCCTGTGGGTAAAATGCCGAACAAGTATGGGATATCCGAACCTGTGCCTTCTGGGTATCTTGGACAAATACTCTACCCGTTTTCTAAACGAAAAAAGTTTATGAATCAAGTTAAAAGAATAGAGAATATATAAAAAAGTTTTTATGGTTCATAATTTTTATTTCTAGTTGTGACTAATGACATCTCGGTATTATGGTTGCTATGGTAATGAGGTTGAGGTGTCACTCATCGGAAAGTTTTATGCAAATAATGACTAAAATAACCAGTCGTTTACGTCCTTTACCTGTAATTTTAGGGATTGTCGCTGTTAGTGTTGGTGCTTTAGGTGCTGCGATCGCGATCGCGGACATCGACATCCAAGCGATCGCAACTGGCAAATATGCAAACAAGGTGACGGTAGCACAGTTGCAGCAGGGAAAACTAAAGCCAGTCTTCCTAATTGATGTGCGATCGCCAGAGGAGTACGCTGAAGATCATATTGCTCAAACTCCACTGGTACCTCTGACTCAGATTGAAACGGGGATAGGGGTTGAGCGCGTTAAGGCATTGGTGAAAAAGAGCGTTCAACCCAATCAACCCGAACCAACGGTCGTTCTATATTGCACCAAAGGATCGCGTTCAACGAAAGCTTACTGGATGTTAGAGGGAACGGGGTTGAAGATGGCAGTCTTATCAGGTGGCATTACTGAATGGCGGAAAGCCGTGCCTGTAGGACAAGATAAAGCGGTTTTATCTCCAATTATTTTACAAGCTAAGAAGTTAAATGCTAACTAACTTCTTATAAAAACTGATTGAATGCAAATCAAACCTACATTACTTTTTTCTCAGAAGTTGGTTAATTTGACTTTGCAGCTTTTCTTGTAATAGTTGTGCGTGTCGGTAAGCAGCGTTTCGATCTTGCCGAGTAGAAATTTTTGGTTCAGGAAGTTGCTCGTCTTCAACAACTTCTGTTGACCAAGTTTGATAGAGAGGCTGAATAAAATAACGCAGCCGACTTCGCATCGCCCAAACACCCATTGATGGGAAGAGAATGAAGAAAAACATCAAAAAAGAGACAGGCAAGAAAGGCAAGTAGATGGCTCTTGCAAATTTTTTGAGATTGATTGCCCAAGGATGCAAAGATTCATTGCCGATGCAAGCAACGGGCAGAATTGGAATGCGATAGCGATCGCTTAACTGGATAAAACTTGGGTGAAAAGTGTCTAACTGATAACGCCTTTTCCACCCTTTTCCCGGCCCGCGTATGCCCTCCGGCGCGTATAGTAAGATGGTTTTTTGAGCCACCGCCGCTTCAAATTCATCAGCTTCTGCCCTAACGCCGCCTAGAACTTGCGACCATCCTGGAGGTAGCCACCAAATCACCCAGGGATGTTCAAACAACGAAACACCCGCCAGCGGTTGCACAACCCATTCCCGTGTCTGGCTTAAGAGCGTTCCTAATCCCAAAATATCCCAAGGGAAACACATTCCTGCATGGTTCATTGATACAATCAATGGCCCGGTTTGAGGCAAATTTTCGAGTTGTTGTAGCTCTCCTTGAAAATAATATTTCACAATCGGAGCCAGCACTTCATCTCGAAAAGCTTGCTGATAATTTGGGTCAAACTCCCCTTCTCCCCGGCGGGGTGAACGAAAGCCGAGACGTATCCAACGAATCAACAACGCCAGATAAAATCCCCCAGGAATGAGAAACAATCCATACTCCAGCCAATTCCAACCATCGGGATCGGTGTGATAGTGTTGCCAGTGGCGGTTGAATAAAATCAGCCAGCCTGGAGGATACCAAAGACAAAACCAATCAAACCAATTCCAAGAATAATCGTGAATACGCCCAGCCATGCCATTCTCAATCTCGGCATTCTCGCTAAACCGCAACAATCGCACTTCAATCTCCTAATCGTGTTGGGCGCTATATTACCCGATATTCCAATTTTTGTTTTCTACCTTGTGGCGAAATATATTCAACGCCTACCAGAACATCAAATTTGGTCAACCGCTTATTACCAACCTTTTTGGCAAAATATTATCCACTTCTTTCATTCAATTCCACTGGCTTTAATTGGGGTAGCCATCGCTCGCTACTACGGGTGGAAACCCCTTGAAATCGTCTTTTTGAGCATGGTGCTGCATTCCCTCGGAGATTTACCCGTCCACAGCGATGATGCACATAGGCATTTTTTGCCTTTTAGCAATTATCGTTTTATCAGTCCTATCTCTTATTGGGATACTAACAAATACGGCACGATTGTTTCTTTCGTTGAGCGATTGCTGGTTCTGGTAGCGACCGTTTACGTCTTCGGGATAGTTCACTCCTACATCGGCAAAGCACTACTCATGGCAATGAACTTGATTTATTGGCTCGGTTATCTCTATTTCTGGGTTTTCTAAGGGATATTGAACTTTTCGCCGTAAAGTTACATCTTGCTCTAGGCAGTTGAAACCGCAGTTACACAAGCAAAATCTGGCTACGCAGGTTACAAAACCCTTTGTTTCTAGTTGGTTTGCGCTTTCCTAACTAGAATGCGATCGCCCTTCGATTCCATTGTCAGAACTTGGCGCAAGATGTAAATTGAGCTACTTGAACCACGATAACCACGCAGACCAACTTTGCACTAAGTGAGCAAATTCTGCATAACCGGCAGCACCAGGGTGAGCGCCGTCATTCGCTGTTGCCTCACCAATCCACACTGATGACGCCTGCAAAGGAGTAAAAACATCTAAATAAGGCACATTGCGATCGCTACATAAACAAGCTAACTGCTCAGACAAACCAGCGAGCCTAAAATTTTGCTCAATCTCTGTAACGGGTGGCGATCCCACCATCAAGACTGGAAATGTTTGCCTTGCAACGTCAAGAATTGCACGGTAATTCTCTAAAGAATCCGCTAACTCTACACGAGTCTTCCCATTTTCCAGGGTGGTGTCATTAACACCAAACGAGAAGACAATCCTGCCATCATATTCTTTAGGTAAGCGACAAGCAACCTCACCGAGCCAACGGGATCTAATATCCGCGCTGGTTTCCCGCCGTACCCCAAGATTGTAATAAGTAATGTCATAACCTTGCTTTCGTGCTGCTGCACAAATTCTTCCCGTCCAACCAAGACACTCTGGATCGCCAGTTCCGTTTACAAAGGAGTCACCAATAAAGCAAATTCGCATTTTGCCTGAAGTCTATTTTTATTTTTTTGTTTCCCTATCTATTTTTCTAAATAGCACAAGCATCCTTGACTCTAGAAGAACTTCACCGGATAGAGCGATCGCTTAATCCGTTTTTCATAACAATTCCATTTCTTCTTGAATATTTTGTCTGGCTTGTTGTTCTAAAGCAAGAAACATTTTTTCAGTAAAATATATTCGTTCTCGGTTTAAAAAGCTCTGTAATACTTGTTTTCGGCCGGTTCGGTATTTTGCAGGCGAGAGCCATACATATTCTTTTCTAATTAATTGAGCATATATTTTGTATTTAGTAGCTGATGCTCCTAATATAGCAAGGTCTGCATCTAGAAAAATTTTGCTATCAATCTCCTCTATATGTTGATGGTATTTGGTTTTGATGATTAAGGAATATACAGCCTCTATAGTTGATGAGGGAATCTCTAACCCTTTCAAAATCATCGCTGCATATTCTGCACTTTTTTCCTCATTGTCGTTAGCTTTTGGGTTATAAACTGCATCGTGGAACCAAGTTGCAAATTCAATTGCTGCGTAGTTTTGGGATA contains these protein-coding regions:
- a CDS encoding type IV pilin-like G/H family protein, coding for MSIYFRAKWLQFLFKKHKIEGIAFYLRLLVLMVIFGVLAVIALPMVFPEERICGGKGRLYGQIYIGVMNKAQQYYYLENGAFVDSIPKLGTGIKTENKNYEYFARATKTAVFHYAIAQKTASDPLKSYVGAVFIVPTSKVGKKAAKNNKETLAIICVTDTPTSQIPAEPTYQKGVLACGSNTQALEVPEFMRIEEEKRRRRDEGKLNILSKIKGQQAFYLESGIFFAPTMSKLGMGVTDITGETTNYEYSVRRTKTELFNYAIAQKTASKPLKSYVGAVFIVPASKIDKKAAKNNKETLAILCETDTPTNQLPAEPTYKNGVVTCGSNTHPLL
- a CDS encoding sterol desaturase family protein, producing the protein MLSDVVKGFFLLLFILVPLEKIFFLHKQKIFRKGWLTDAIHYFIGYFVGRTAVLVVSGILIGHFLRSLINPEIQMNVASQPVGLQFLEAIFIADTGYYIAHKLTHKIPWLWKFHAIHHSVEDMDWLATVRLHPIDQIFTKVFQIVPLYILGFTKETFTVFFLFGAFEAFFIHANIKIRFGWLRWVIATPEFHHWHHTAERKFYDKNFAAQLPILDLIFGTLYMPVGKMPNKYGISEPVPSGYLGQILYPFSKRKKFMNQVKRIENI
- a CDS encoding rhodanese-like domain-containing protein, translated to MQIMTKITSRLRPLPVILGIVAVSVGALGAAIAIADIDIQAIATGKYANKVTVAQLQQGKLKPVFLIDVRSPEEYAEDHIAQTPLVPLTQIETGIGVERVKALVKKSVQPNQPEPTVVLYCTKGSRSTKAYWMLEGTGLKMAVLSGGITEWRKAVPVGQDKAVLSPIILQAKKLNAN
- a CDS encoding 1-acyl-sn-glycerol-3-phosphate acyltransferase; translated protein: MAGRIHDYSWNWFDWFCLWYPPGWLILFNRHWQHYHTDPDGWNWLEYGLFLIPGGFYLALLIRWIRLGFRSPRRGEGEFDPNYQQAFRDEVLAPIVKYYFQGELQQLENLPQTGPLIVSMNHAGMCFPWDILGLGTLLSQTREWVVQPLAGVSLFEHPWVIWWLPPGWSQVLGGVRAEADEFEAAVAQKTILLYAPEGIRGPGKGWKRRYQLDTFHPSFIQLSDRYRIPILPVACIGNESLHPWAINLKKFARAIYLPFLPVSFLMFFFILFPSMGVWAMRSRLRYFIQPLYQTWSTEVVEDEQLPEPKISTRQDRNAAYRHAQLLQEKLQSQINQLLRKK
- a CDS encoding GDSL-type esterase/lipase family protein, yielding MRICFIGDSFVNGTGDPECLGWTGRICAAARKQGYDITYYNLGVRRETSADIRSRWLGEVACRLPKEYDGRIVFSFGVNDTTLENGKTRVELADSLENYRAILDVARQTFPVLMVGSPPVTEIEQNFRLAGLSEQLACLCSDRNVPYLDVFTPLQASSVWIGEATANDGAHPGAAGYAEFAHLVQSWSAWLSWFK